In Streptomyces sp. SN-593, a single genomic region encodes these proteins:
- a CDS encoding DUF4232 domain-containing protein — protein sequence MRIRKISIVALVAVAASLSLTACNDDDSDGASGAATSTTAGAPLDGSGSSGSAGSTGSGGSDGANGSSGANGTGTSATSASGGSSGSDGSGTADAGAVACTTANLAFSVSGGMGEGELLVNLTNTAGYSCTMHGFPGVDLKGGAGTQSAARSSLSAPDVTLHSGEQTRFTLHYPPNTSGGSGATFTTLIVTPPNETHAHTLPVSINVPVTDGSGPGITVDPVGVGK from the coding sequence ATGCGCATCCGGAAGATCTCGATCGTCGCCCTCGTCGCCGTGGCCGCGAGCCTGTCGCTCACCGCCTGCAACGACGACGACTCCGACGGCGCTTCCGGCGCGGCCACCTCCACCACCGCGGGCGCGCCGCTGGACGGCAGCGGGTCCTCCGGGTCCGCCGGTTCGACGGGGTCGGGCGGCTCCGACGGCGCGAACGGTTCGTCCGGCGCGAACGGGACGGGCACGTCCGCCACCAGCGCCTCCGGCGGTTCCAGCGGTTCCGACGGTTCCGGCACCGCCGACGCCGGCGCCGTCGCCTGCACGACCGCGAACCTCGCGTTCAGCGTCTCGGGCGGCATGGGCGAGGGGGAGCTCCTGGTCAACCTCACCAACACCGCCGGCTATAGCTGCACGATGCACGGCTTCCCCGGGGTGGACCTGAAGGGCGGTGCCGGCACCCAGAGCGCCGCGCGCAGCTCGCTGAGCGCCCCGGACGTCACCCTCCACTCCGGCGAGCAGACCCGGTTCACCCTGCACTACCCGCCGAACACCTCCGGCGGCAGCGGCGCCACCTTCACCACCCTGATCGTCACCCCGCCCAACGAGACCCACGCGCACACGCTGCCGGTGTCGATCAACGTCCCGGTGACGGACGGTTCCGGCCCGGGCATCACCGTCGACCCGGTCGGCGTGGGCAAGTGA